One Acidobacteriota bacterium genomic window carries:
- a CDS encoding DUF4861 family protein, with the protein MTHRTACLAAFAAALLVFAGGLVAAQGRPWYTEGDFHPSVRWVFELTNDLDEDRVNTPVVIRRDQVPVADLHELRVTVVDPSLPPLPEPTPERLRVYGGHDRRGEAHGQGLMQQMDDLDKDGIWDELFFITDLKARETRRIDLYLGTNHRGWHPHETHAGIGSYMRHVVPFWESKHIGWKLWFPTSVDVYAKREPMLMAHRLYMENLDGYGVAIIDPAMGSDIQAVADTFGGGGIGVFEVPDDPSKISTPRFTPAREAAGIVEPFNAGQIGDTRYAFDVVVNGPMRSMIRVRTMNWQSGAGQYEVEQLYTAYAHHNYSTCEVRFTRFLPKVAGVRPGAGIRKKPDERHFFQKGGVVISAGPEEVIDPNVGTISEMVDLIASALVVKDAYAPEYHFVPDWRGNHTFRVTPDSTGRFEYLIAGGWSEGAVLNTYDAFEAYVLKTAREWQSPVRVRFVAEERK; encoded by the coding sequence ATGACACACCGAACTGCCTGCCTGGCCGCCTTCGCGGCCGCGCTCCTCGTCTTCGCCGGGGGCCTCGTCGCGGCCCAGGGCCGTCCCTGGTACACCGAGGGCGACTTCCATCCCAGTGTCCGCTGGGTGTTCGAGCTCACGAACGACCTCGACGAGGACCGGGTCAACACGCCCGTGGTGATTCGCCGCGATCAAGTGCCCGTGGCCGACCTCCACGAGCTCAGGGTCACCGTCGTCGACCCGTCGTTGCCGCCGCTGCCAGAGCCGACACCGGAGCGCCTCAGGGTCTACGGGGGCCACGACCGTCGCGGCGAGGCGCACGGCCAGGGGCTGATGCAGCAGATGGACGACCTCGACAAGGACGGCATCTGGGACGAGCTGTTCTTCATCACCGACCTGAAGGCCCGCGAGACCAGGCGCATCGATCTGTATCTCGGCACGAACCACCGCGGCTGGCACCCTCACGAGACGCACGCCGGCATCGGCAGCTACATGCGGCACGTCGTGCCGTTCTGGGAGTCGAAGCACATTGGGTGGAAGCTCTGGTTCCCGACGAGCGTCGACGTGTACGCCAAGCGCGAGCCGATGCTGATGGCTCACCGTCTCTACATGGAGAACCTCGATGGCTACGGCGTCGCCATCATCGACCCGGCCATGGGGTCGGACATCCAGGCCGTGGCCGACACCTTCGGCGGCGGAGGCATCGGCGTCTTCGAAGTGCCCGACGATCCGTCGAAGATCTCGACACCGCGCTTCACGCCAGCTCGCGAGGCGGCCGGTATCGTCGAGCCGTTCAACGCCGGGCAGATCGGCGATACCCGCTACGCCTTCGACGTCGTCGTCAACGGCCCGATGCGCTCGATGATCCGTGTCAGGACGATGAACTGGCAGTCGGGCGCGGGGCAGTACGAGGTCGAGCAGCTCTACACGGCTTACGCGCACCACAACTACTCGACGTGCGAGGTGCGCTTCACGCGCTTCCTGCCGAAGGTGGCCGGGGTGCGACCCGGCGCCGGGATTCGGAAGAAGCCCGACGAGCGGCACTTCTTCCAGAAGGGCGGCGTGGTGATCAGCGCCGGCCCCGAGGAGGTCATCGACCCGAACGTCGGCACGATCTCCGAGATGGTCGATCTGATCGCGAGCGCGCTCGTCGTCAAGGACGCCTACGCGCCGGAGTACCACTTCGTGCCCGACTGGCGTGGCAACCACACGTTTCGCGTGACCCCCGATTCCACCGGACGGTTCGAGTACCTCATCGCCGGTGGCTGGAGCGAAGGGGCCGTCCTGAACACCTACGACGCGTTCGAGGCGTACGTGCTGAAGACGGCAAGGGAGTGGCAGAGCCCGGTGCGCGTGCGCTTCGTGGCGGAGGAGCGGAAATAA
- a CDS encoding pectate lyase, with amino-acid sequence MKRVIVALVLSVLLAPAVNAQPSRDETLAVMKKAATFMTETVAHRGGYVWAVSDDLKTRWGEVPARPSQVWVQGGTPMVGQALLDAWEATGDVYYLNAARRAVDVLVFGQTPHGGWHYFIDFDPKGLPHWYKTRASRFLFGYEEYRHYYGNATYDDEVTPDAARFLLRFYTTTLETAYRVPLLKALDFVMQSQYPNGAWPQRYPLRYEFAHDGLPDYTSFYTLNDGAMFGAIELLVEAYHALGDARYFEAARRGADFLIAVQGPEGQAAWAEQYDTDMRPAAARTHEPAGYVIRESRDAIRILEMFYVLTGDRRYLRPIPGCLAWYERVNREAAEFARPPARYYEPGTNLPIYVVGTDGRTPEGYGVQEWRKAPRDGAEVREVVDVTPIRRQYEEVAALLTAEARASYHDRHWGRRLQPEVPEGDAVKRVIEALDPRGAWVTDDVMVHEIVDDDRMRPGTHVAIRGISTAVFVRNLRLLTAYVDRPAR; translated from the coding sequence ATGAAGCGCGTCATCGTCGCTCTCGTCCTGTCAGTTCTTCTCGCGCCCGCCGTCAACGCTCAGCCCTCGCGTGACGAGACCCTGGCCGTCATGAAGAAGGCGGCCACCTTCATGACCGAGACCGTGGCCCATCGTGGCGGATACGTGTGGGCGGTGTCCGACGACCTGAAGACGCGCTGGGGCGAAGTGCCGGCGCGCCCCAGCCAGGTCTGGGTGCAGGGCGGGACGCCGATGGTGGGGCAGGCACTGCTCGACGCCTGGGAGGCGACCGGCGACGTCTACTACCTGAACGCCGCACGGCGCGCCGTCGACGTGCTCGTCTTCGGTCAGACGCCGCACGGGGGGTGGCACTACTTCATCGACTTCGACCCCAAGGGCCTGCCTCACTGGTACAAGACGCGTGCCTCGCGGTTCCTCTTCGGCTACGAGGAGTACCGCCACTACTACGGCAACGCCACCTACGACGACGAGGTGACGCCCGACGCCGCCAGGTTTCTCTTGCGCTTCTACACGACGACGCTCGAGACGGCCTATCGTGTGCCGCTGCTGAAGGCGCTCGATTTCGTCATGCAGTCGCAGTACCCGAACGGGGCGTGGCCGCAGCGCTACCCGCTGCGGTACGAGTTCGCGCACGACGGTTTGCCCGACTACACGTCCTTCTACACGCTCAACGATGGCGCGATGTTCGGCGCGATCGAGCTGCTCGTCGAGGCCTATCACGCGCTCGGAGATGCGCGCTACTTCGAGGCGGCCCGTCGCGGTGCCGATTTCCTCATCGCCGTCCAGGGCCCAGAAGGTCAGGCGGCGTGGGCCGAGCAGTACGACACCGACATGCGGCCGGCCGCGGCGCGTACGCACGAGCCCGCGGGCTACGTCATTCGTGAGAGCCGCGACGCCATCCGCATCCTCGAAATGTTCTACGTGTTGACGGGCGACCGCCGCTACCTTCGACCCATCCCCGGCTGCCTGGCATGGTACGAGCGCGTGAACCGCGAGGCGGCCGAATTCGCCAGGCCTCCGGCGCGGTACTACGAGCCCGGGACGAACCTGCCCATCTACGTCGTCGGTACCGACGGGCGCACACCAGAGGGCTACGGTGTACAGGAGTGGCGCAAGGCGCCTCGTGACGGCGCCGAAGTGCGCGAGGTCGTCGATGTCACACCCATCCGACGGCAGTACGAAGAGGTGGCCGCGCTGCTCACAGCCGAGGCGCGCGCCAGCTACCACGACCGGCACTGGGGCCGTCGGCTGCAGCCCGAGGTGCCTGAAGGTGACGCGGTGAAGCGGGTCATCGAGGCGCTCGACCCGCGAGGGGCCTGGGTCACCGACGACGTGATGGTGCACGAAATCGTCGACGACGACCGGATGCGGCCGGGAACGCACGTCGCCATTCGCGGGATCTCCACGGCCGTGTTCGTTCGAAACCTCCGGTTGCTCACCGCTTACGTCGACCGACCCGCGCGATGA